ATATTGTAAAGTGCATTTAGATTGATTTTCAGGTGCCTTCAGAATATGTTTACCAGCTTACTTTTTATGTGATGGATGTTGattgaaaatatgttttaggttgttatttaaattatactttttacgtgtatatctatatatatattgatgtatatatatgcttgtatatatatgtatgtatatatatataaatagttaatacATGATTGTTTGTTTTACTTAAAGTTGATCTGATGTGAAGAGGGAAACGTTtgcgttttgcatttgcttacAATTAGGTGAGGTCTGCTCGTGGGGTGCATATACACATACTATATgcgctatatatatatgtatatatagatttagttttggtatatatatagtaaatatagtatatgaaCTACGTATAGTTATAATGATATATCTATTTGTCTCTATCAATCATTGAATCAATGCCATTTAAAATCATAGTAAATAGTATACAACATTTGTATAGAAATCCAAAAACTTGTTTAACTTATCCTTAAGACAATGTACAtggttgtgcgtgtgtgtgtgagtatgtatgtatgtgtgtgagtgtttgatTTGAAGTGGTTTCAATGTCTGTTTTATGGCTGTCCAAAGTTACGCAAAGTTATGACAAAAGTACACAATTGTATGGAACATATGCAAAAATGCTGTTTTGTTAACATTGAAAACTGCCTCCTGCTGTTCTTTCTCGTTCTGTGCTCCATCCTATCCCATATAATTATAGGAGTTTAATGCTTACGGAAGCGTAGTCTAGGCAAAGAGTGTGCATTCGATGTAACTCGTGGGCACAAAGCCCTCGTCCCAGCCATTTGAGTTGTTCGCTCGTCTCACGCGCGTCCAGCCATCACCTTGATCGTTCTCAATCACCTGCAGCTCCTCGCCCTCATTCATGGGTATGCTGCCTTCGCTGGTAGCTAAAAAGACAGAGTATGAAACTTAGCTGAATACAGAAGTGTGCTTCATGATGAACAACTCACCTTCGAAGGGATACAGTGCACGACATGTGCCAAGCGGTTGCAGCAGCTCCACTTCCGTTTCATAGCACGTCTCCTCGCCCATGGCGTTCTCATTGGCGCTGCCCTGCCCGGAGCCGGGCAGCGAAGTGTGCGAGGTGCCGAGGCCACTTTCGGGACTTGCCGAACTGCTGGATTTCACCATGGAAAAGgcaaaatgaaacgaaatatttaaaagaagtTGCAAATCGCACATTATTACGTGTTCTATGTATGGTGtaagcaaataatataaaacaactataataaatataaatataatttcactacaaaattatataaattaatttgaaaattttgttttcttttctttggcATATTGTggacttttttttctttgggctttttcattttacttaattttaatttggatTTACGCAGATGAGCAAAAGGAAAGTATGAAAAGAACCAACaccaaaaatcgaaaaatgcCATTAAACGTGAGAAACAAATGTACAATGAGAAAATAGGAGTGAGAGAAGATTATACAAAATGAGTAAAACGAGCCAAATCATAAGTGCAAtacaatagaaaataatgtatGGTAAGTGTtggtgtgttgttgtgtgtgttgaatgtgtgtgagtgattGTGTGTTTCTGTacgagtgtgtatgtgtgtgttgatatATAAACATTGAACGTAGACTTATGAGTGTACccgttattgttattattatgccCATTTTGTATTTGCGCCACATTATCCTCAGAATCTGACCTGCTTAAGCTGCCAGCATCATCGGGCTGATCATCGCCATCGTTATGATCATCAGCGCTGGCGCTGCCATTGGAATGTCTGCcaagaaatgaaaagcagCAAGTTAATAATTTTCTCATAGTCAGAGAAACAGAGTGAAATACTTACCTCGAGGTTCGGTGTCCGTTTTGCAATTGATTGCGATTGGATTGCGGACTGTTGTTAACCACCTGCAGCTGATTGGCCTTATCCAAATAGCCCTGATACTTTTTCAAAtcatttttcagtttttccaATTCATGCTCGGATTCGTTAAGTTGACCCTCAACGGTCATCGGATTGCCCAGCGATGAGTTCGCCTCATAGACAATCTTCATCTTCATGAGTCCATCCCGCGTATTCGTCTCCTGATCGACCTTGTGCTGCAGCTCCGCAATTTTTGCCTGCAGTTTTTTGCGCTGTTGATTCGGTGGCAGATCGCTAAAGTCCTCCTTTTGTCCGTCCGCCGTGAGTGAGTTCTATGGATAGTCGAATGACACAGCATTAGTTTGGATAAAGAGTTGAGATCGAGATCGAATAAGTTGTATGGGAACTATGTGCAATGAGTAACTATACAAGGCGGAACAACAAACACtttaacaaacacacattcacagCAATAAGTTgttgataaacaaataagaacaaaaactCAAcctaaacacaaaacaaattataaacaacaagtaataggccaaaagaaaaaacacatagatttaatgaaaaagacatgcttgcattttgcatattaattgaattaattattattatttgttctgcgttgtgtgagtgtggagTGTGCTGCTTTGGCTTGTTGCTAACTAACTAAGTAATTGACTAagttatttattgaattatcaTTTTAGTTGAGTAGATTTGAATGTTGAGGAATGCTGGTGAGTGAGAGAGGTGACTCAatgaagagagcgagagatagaAGAAGATATGCTTATATGTTATATGCTAGTGTCGATTAGGTTTTAGCAGTTGTGATTAGTCAGAGCGATAGCTTATTATATTAGTAGTAGTAGttatagtagtagtagatGTGTTAGGAGCAGAGAGTTAGTTAGTTGAGCTGGTGGAATATCATACATCATACCTTCATCGTGATACAGGCTTCAATTATCTGCCGTTGCTATTGGCAGCGAATTGAGTTCATTATTTGTATAGTATTATTCATTTAGTTATACAGAGTTAcagttttcaatatttcattgaTAACGAACGGTAGGTAGTATCACATGTTGTTTTTCCGGATGTGTATAAGTGTATGttgtgtttaatttgattCAAGATTGTAAGTAAAAGCAATTGTGTTAGAAATTTTGtgtgacagcaacaaatatgcataaagaattaaagaattaaacaCAATGATTAATTGATATgtatgattatttttgttttctttcaatttgtgtgttgAAAGGTGGCGAATTCTTCAATGAAAAGCGAGTGAAAAGCGATTAAACAAGCAAATGGAGTGGAAAACTGAATTATGTAAATACAAGAGTTGAGTAGAGTAGAGATAGTAGAGTTTATGGAAACGATCTGTTAtcggtttgtttttttttagtttacaaTTGAGGAGAAGACATGAGAGGACACGATACGAGACGTTACGAGAGAGTTACGATatgcgaggcgaggcgaggcgaggcgttACGATATACGAGTTACGATACGATACGAAACGGAGCTGAGATGAGCCGAGCTTGACACTTGGTACTTACAGCAAAGTTGGAAACACAACGTCCGTTAGTTTCGTAACAGAAATAATAGACAAATGGCATAACGATTGATCGATAAATGATAAAACAGAagagaaaaatagaaatagaaagagagagagaatagaGACGGCATGAGTAAAATGCCTATGACTTAGGAATTaacttaaaactaaaacacAAGGAGCATCCGAACACAAGAGGCGTATGTGCTGATTGATTGacttgactgactgactgacagatcGATttgctgattgattgattgactgactgattgttGAACTCAATATATGACAAACTCTCtcacacaaacaaacgaaacatATTGAGAGCGGATGTGAGAGAGCTAGTAGCTAAAAGTGCCAGGCAATGATaggattaaaaaaaagtaaattaaatagatttataGAGAGACAacagagaaagatagagatgGAGAGGAGGACCACATAAGGAAAGTTGAATAGTAGTAGAAGAACTTGCAGCTAAGTTGAATTAACCAAAACCAGAGAACCGGGAATCGCAACACGACAAGAATTGAGAATCGCAAACGGCTTCGCTCACCTTGTTGCTGCCAAAGATGCTGTTCAAGATGCCGCCGCGTGGTTTCTTGAACTTGGGACCGCTGATCGTGCCCTTAATGGTCAAGTGATTGTAGGTGACACTGCTGTAGTTCGATTGCGTCGCTATCGAGGAGTCCATCTTTGATAGATCTTCAAATGGTATGTCCGCTGGTGGTTGGAAGCCCGATTGGTATCTGTAAGAAAGCAGACTTTAGTTATAGTTTAAGTACTTGACTTGCTCAACTCACCTTTCGATCACTTTGAGGGAATCTTCCTGCTCGTTGATGGATTCACCGGCCTTCACGATGCCCTCCATGCAACGTGCAATGATGGGCGCCACCGAGGACTCAACGTCTGCGGCGCCAATGATGAACTCACGGATGCCACGCGTGCGTTTCTCGTCCAGCTCCTGCAGCCGATTGAAGACGGCGGGCAGTAGTGTACCAtagtgctgttgctgtagatTATTGGTCTTCTGCAGCTGGTTGGCGTACTCGTTCTTGGCATCATCGGACTGTTGTATCTTTGATGTCATAATGTTCTTGTAACGCTCAACTTCGGCACGACTCAGATTGAAATCCATGTCAGCCTTCTTGTGATTCTCGACGGCCTTCTCCGAGTCCCGATAGGCCTTGTCATAGTTGCGTTTGGCGCGTTCCAGCGACGACAATTGTGCACTCAGCGTCTGTTGCAGCACGGTGCCATCGTTTAGGCATTTCTGCGAGTGTGTAAAGTGTGTATCATTAGTATGTTCAATAGTTTGGATGATGATTTATTTTACCTTGCGATCTTCACGCAGTGTTTTCGATAGCAACGTCACACCCTGTATGATCTGTAGTTGCAGGGTCTCGGACACAACTTCGCGCTGTCCCGCCAAATCGCCCACCTCCTTGAGCAGATTGCGGAACGCTTGCCTCGATGTAAATCTGTAAAAAGTGGCAGCGAAGCAAAGTCAGTGTTAAGTTAATGccaagtcaaagccaaagccaatcAGTTTAGCCCTCTTACAAATAACCCACGCCATTTCGCGCCTGCCCAGGTCTTGACTTGGACACGCGCCCACGCCTCCAAATGCCGCACACACTGTCGTCGGTTTGTCAGTCAGTCCGTCAGTCCGTGTCTGTCATTTGTCGTCCCGACCGAACGGCAATcatgaataaatttattgtctTTTACAACTGTATAAGGCAGCGGCATATTGAACTGAAATGTGTCTTGCTGTCTCGCTGTCTTGCTGTCTCTCTGTCATATTTCATGACCAAATCTTCAAGCGTTTCGCGAGGCCAATCGAAGCTCAATGGCTTCATTGCCATTTTTACGACTATACATTACAAATTTTGCGGCTTCCTTTCTGCTATTTGTGTAGTCATGATGTCAGGCACTCAAGAATGGGAATAGAGCGTTCCCAGTTCTCGCATGTAATTAAAACTGAGTGCTGCCTGGCCGCAAACATTTCCACAGACCGCACATCTAAATAGCCACAATCATGCGTTGTTTTCACATCTCACGCATATGCATAAGAGTCGAGAGTACTCTATAAACTCCAAAGTTTCTTTTGGTCATATGAACAGATTTGTCGAAAATCCATTTAACACTTTGCTAACCAGCTTGCCAAACACAAATCGCGCAAATTATGGTTAATTTTCCGAAagatttaacaaaatttgtgCAATCGTGTTAAGGCAAAACCACTTGAAAGCTTTAATAATACCCTGTATAAAAGAGGGGTAGAAGGTATGCTGCTTTAAAGTAGCAGCTTTATACATTATTACAAATTGCGAGTCAGGTTAAAGTTTAGACTTTAAGCTATAGAAA
This is a stretch of genomic DNA from Drosophila albomicans strain 15112-1751.03 chromosome 3, ASM965048v2, whole genome shotgun sequence. It encodes these proteins:
- the LOC117567363 gene encoding formin-binding protein 1-like isoform X9; translated protein: MWQTDQEEPAQQQKLAESENAAAAAAQNSNNKMSWGTDLWDQFDNLSLHTNRGIDVLDKYANFLRDRVAIETEYAGKLRRLVKNYQPKKKEEEDNEFTSRQAFRNLLKEVGDLAGQREVVSETLQLQIIQGVTLLSKTLREDRKKCLNDGTVLQQTLSAQLSSLERAKRNYDKAYRDSEKAVENHKKADMDFNLSRAEVERYKNIMTSKIQQSDDAKNEYANQLQKTNNLQQQHYGTLLPAVFNRLQELDEKRTRGIREFIIGAADVESSVAPIIARCMEGIVKAGESINEQEDSLKVIERYQSGFQPPADIPFEDLSKMDSSIATQSNYSSVTYNHLTIKGTISGPKFKKPRGGILNSIFGSNKNSLTADGQKEDFSDLPPNQQRKKLQAKIAELQHKVDQETNTRDGLMKMKIVYEANSSLGNPMTVEGQLNESEHELEKLKNDLKKYQGYLDKANQLQVVNNSPQSNRNQLQNGHRTSRHSNGSASADDHNDGDDQPDDAGSLSSSASPESGLGTSHTSLPGSGQGSANENAMGEETCYETEVELLQPLGTCRALYPFEATSEGSIPMNEGEELQVIENDQGDGWTRVRRANNSNGWDEGFVPTSYIECTLFA
- the LOC117567363 gene encoding cdc42-interacting protein 4 homolog isoform X2, with translation MWQTDQEEPAQQQKLAESENAAAAAAQNSNNKMSWGTDLWDQFDNLSLHTNRGIDVLDKYANFLRDRVAIETEYAGKLRRLVKNYQPKKKEEEDNEFTSRQAFRNLLKEVGDLAGQREVVSETLQLQIIQGVTLLSKTLREDRKKCLNDGTVLQQTLSAQLSSLERAKRNYDKAYRDSEKAVENHKKADMDFNLSRAEVERYKNIMTSKIQQSDDAKNEYANQLQKTNNLQQQHYGTLLPAVFNRLQELDEKRTRGIREFIIGAADVESSVAPIIARCMEGIVKAGESINEQEDSLKVIERYQSGFQPPADIPFEDLSKMDSSIATQSNYSSVTYNHLTIKGTISGPKFKKPRGGILNSIFGSNKQRQIIEACITMKNSLTADGQKEDFSDLPPNQQRKKLQAKIAELQHKVDQETNTRDGLMKMKIVYEANSSLGNPMTVEGQLNESEHELEKLKNDLKKYQGYLDKANQLQVVNNSPQSNRNQLQNGHRTSRHSNGSASADDHNDGDDQPDDAGSLSRSDSEDNVAQIQNGHNNNNNGSASPESGLGTSHTSLPGSGQGSANENAMGEETCYETEVELLQPLGTCRALYPFEATSEGSIPMNEGEELQVIENDQGDGWTRVRRANNSNGWDEGFVPTSYIECTLFA
- the LOC117567363 gene encoding formin-binding protein 1-like isoform X5, whose protein sequence is MWQTDQEEPAQQQKLAESENAAAAAAQNSNNKMSWGTDLWDQFDNLSLHTNRGIDVLDKYANFLRDRVAIETEYAGKLRRLVKNYQPKKKEEEDNEFTSRQAFRNLLKEVGDLAGQREVVSETLQLQIIQGVTLLSKTLREDRKKCLNDGTVLQQTLSAQLSSLERAKRNYDKAYRDSEKAVENHKKADMDFNLSRAEVERYKNIMTSKIQQSDDAKNEYANQLQKTNNLQQQHYGTLLPAVFNRLQELDEKRTRGIREFIIGAADVESSVAPIIARCMEGIVKAGESINEQEDSLKVIERYQSGFQPPADIPFEDLSKMDSSIATQSNYSSVTYNHLTIKGTISGPKFKKPRGGILNSIFGSNKQRQIIEACITMKNSLTADGQKEDFSDLPPNQQRKKLQAKIAELQHKVDQETNTRDGLMKMKIVYEANSSLGNPMTVEGQLNESEHELEKLKNDLKKYQGYLDKANQLQVVNNSPQSNRNQLQNGHRTSRHSNGSASADDHNDGDDQPDDAGSLSSSSASPESGLGTSHTSLPGSGQGSANENAMGEETCYETEVELLQPLGTCRALYPFEATSEGSIPMNEGEELQVIENDQGDGWTRVRRANNSNGWDEGFVPTSYIECTLFA
- the LOC117567363 gene encoding formin-binding protein 1-like isoform X8, producing the protein MWQTDQEEPAQQQKLAESENAAAAAAQNSNNKMSWGTDLWDQFDNLSLHTNRGIDVLDKYANFLRDRVAIETEYAGKLRRLVKNYQPKKKEEEDNEFTSRQAFRNLLKEVGDLAGQREVVSETLQLQIIQGVTLLSKTLREDRKKCLNDGTVLQQTLSAQLSSLERAKRNYDKAYRDSEKAVENHKKADMDFNLSRAEVERYKNIMTSKIQQSDDAKNEYANQLQKTNNLQQQHYGTLLPAVFNRLQELDEKRTRGIREFIIGAADVESSVAPIIARCMEGIVKAGESINEQEDSLKVIERYQSGFQPPADIPFEDLSKMDSSIATQSNYSSVTYNHLTIKGTISGPKFKKPRGGILNSIFGSNKNSLTADGQKEDFSDLPPNQQRKKLQAKIAELQHKVDQETNTRDGLMKMKIVYEANSSLGNPMTVEGQLNESEHELEKLKNDLKKYQGYLDKANQLQVVNNSPQSNRNQLQNGHRTSRHSNGSASADDHNDGDDQPDDAGSLSSSSASPESGLGTSHTSLPGSGQGSANENAMGEETCYETEVELLQPLGTCRALYPFEATSEGSIPMNEGEELQVIENDQGDGWTRVRRANNSNGWDEGFVPTSYIECTLFA
- the LOC117567363 gene encoding formin-binding protein 1-like isoform X4: MWQTDQEEPAQQQKLAESENAAAAAAQNSNNKMSWGTDLWDQFDNLSLHTNRGIDVLDKYANFLRDRVAIETEYAGKLRRLVKNYQPKKKEEEDNEFTSRQAFRNLLKEVGDLAGQREVVSETLQLQIIQGVTLLSKTLREDRKKCLNDGTVLQQTLSAQLSSLERAKRNYDKAYRDSEKAVENHKKADMDFNLSRAEVERYKNIMTSKIQQSDDAKNEYANQLQKTNNLQQQHYGTLLPAVFNRLQELDEKRTRGIREFIIGAADVESSVAPIIARCMEGIVKAGESINEQEDSLKVIERYQSGFQPPADIPFEDLSKMDSSIATQSNYSSVTYNHLTIKGTISGPKFKKPRGGILNSIFGSNKNSLTADGQKEDFSDLPPNQQRKKLQAKIAELQHKVDQETNTRDGLMKMKIVYEANSSLGNPMTVEGQLNESEHELEKLKNDLKKYQGYLDKANQLQVVNNSPQSNRNQLQNGHRTSRHSNGSASADDHNDGDDQPDDAGSLSRSDSEDNVAQIQNGHNNNNNGSASPESGLGTSHTSLPGSGQGSANENAMGEETCYETEVELLQPLGTCRALYPFEATSEGSIPMNEGEELQVIENDQGDGWTRVRRANNSNGWDEGFVPTSYIECTLFA
- the LOC117567363 gene encoding cdc42-interacting protein 4 homolog isoform X1; this encodes MWQTDQEEPAQQQKLAESENAAAAAAQNSNNKMSWGTDLWDQFDNLSLHTNRGIDVLDKYANFLRDRVAIETEYAGKLRRLVKNYQPKKKEEEDNEFTSRQAFRNLLKEVGDLAGQREVVSETLQLQIIQGVTLLSKTLREDRKKCLNDGTVLQQTLSAQLSSLERAKRNYDKAYRDSEKAVENHKKADMDFNLSRAEVERYKNIMTSKIQQSDDAKNEYANQLQKTNNLQQQHYGTLLPAVFNRLQELDEKRTRGIREFIIGAADVESSVAPIIARCMEGIVKAGESINEQEDSLKVIERYQSGFQPPADIPFEDLSKMDSSIATQSNYSSVTYNHLTIKGTISGPKFKKPRGGILNSIFGSNKQRQIIEACITMKNSLTADGQKEDFSDLPPNQQRKKLQAKIAELQHKVDQETNTRDGLMKMKIVYEANSSLGNPMTVEGQLNESEHELEKLKNDLKKYQGYLDKANQLQVVNNSPQSNRNQLQNGHRTSRHSNGSASADDHNDGDDQPDDAGSLSRSDSEDNVAQIQNGHNNNNNGSSASPESGLGTSHTSLPGSGQGSANENAMGEETCYETEVELLQPLGTCRALYPFEATSEGSIPMNEGEELQVIENDQGDGWTRVRRANNSNGWDEGFVPTSYIECTLFA
- the LOC117567363 gene encoding formin-binding protein 1-like isoform X10 — translated: MWQTDQEEPAQQQKLAESENAAAAAAQNSNNKMSWGTDLWDQFDNLSLHTNRGIDVLDKYANFLRDRVAIETEYAGKLRRLVKNYQPKKKEEEDNEFTSRQAFRNLLKEVGDLAGQREVVSETLQLQIIQGVTLLSKTLREDRKKCLNDGTVLQQTLSAQLSSLERAKRNYDKAYRDSEKAVENHKKADMDFNLSRAEVERYKNIMTSKIQQSDDAKNEYANQLQKTNNLQQQHYGTLLPAVFNRLQELDEKRTRGIREFIIGAADVESSVAPIIARCMEGIVKAGESINEQEDSLKVIERYQSGFQPPADIPFEDLSKMDSSIATQSNYSSVTYNHLTIKGTISGPKFKKPRGGILNSIFGSNKEDFSDLPPNQQRKKLQAKIAELQHKVDQETNTRDGLMKMKIVYEANSSLGNPMTVEGQLNESEHELEKLKNDLKKYQGYLDKANQLQVVNNSPQSNRNQLQNGHRTSRHSNGSASADDHNDGDDQPDDAGSLSSSASPESGLGTSHTSLPGSGQGSANENAMGEETCYETEVELLQPLGTCRALYPFEATSEGSIPMNEGEELQVIENDQGDGWTRVRRANNSNGWDEGFVPTSYIECTLFA
- the LOC117567363 gene encoding cdc42-interacting protein 4 homolog isoform X3, whose product is MWQTDQEEPAQQQKLAESENAAAAAAQNSNNKMSWGTDLWDQFDNLSLHTNRGIDVLDKYANFLRDRVAIETEYAGKLRRLVKNYQPKKKEEEDNEFTSRQAFRNLLKEVGDLAGQREVVSETLQLQIIQGVTLLSKTLREDRKKCLNDGTVLQQTLSAQLSSLERAKRNYDKAYRDSEKAVENHKKADMDFNLSRAEVERYKNIMTSKIQQSDDAKNEYANQLQKTNNLQQQHYGTLLPAVFNRLQELDEKRTRGIREFIIGAADVESSVAPIIARCMEGIVKAGESINEQEDSLKVIERYQSGFQPPADIPFEDLSKMDSSIATQSNYSSVTYNHLTIKGTISGPKFKKPRGGILNSIFGSNKNSLTADGQKEDFSDLPPNQQRKKLQAKIAELQHKVDQETNTRDGLMKMKIVYEANSSLGNPMTVEGQLNESEHELEKLKNDLKKYQGYLDKANQLQVVNNSPQSNRNQLQNGHRTSRHSNGSASADDHNDGDDQPDDAGSLSRSDSEDNVAQIQNGHNNNNNGSSASPESGLGTSHTSLPGSGQGSANENAMGEETCYETEVELLQPLGTCRALYPFEATSEGSIPMNEGEELQVIENDQGDGWTRVRRANNSNGWDEGFVPTSYIECTLFA
- the LOC117567363 gene encoding cdc42-interacting protein 4 homolog isoform X7; amino-acid sequence: MWQTDQEEPAQQQKLAESENAAAAAAQNSNNKMSWGTDLWDQFDNLSLHTNRGIDVLDKYANFLRDRVAIETEYAGKLRRLVKNYQPKKKEEEDNEFTSRQAFRNLLKEVGDLAGQREVVSETLQLQIIQGVTLLSKTLREDRKKCLNDGTVLQQTLSAQLSSLERAKRNYDKAYRDSEKAVENHKKADMDFNLSRAEVERYKNIMTSKIQQSDDAKNEYANQLQKTNNLQQQHYGTLLPAVFNRLQELDEKRTRGIREFIIGAADVESSVAPIIARCMEGIVKAGESINEQEDSLKVIERYQSGFQPPADIPFEDLSKMDSSIATQSNYSSVTYNHLTIKGTISGPKFKKPRGGILNSIFGSNKEDFSDLPPNQQRKKLQAKIAELQHKVDQETNTRDGLMKMKIVYEANSSLGNPMTVEGQLNESEHELEKLKNDLKKYQGYLDKANQLQVVNNSPQSNRNQLQNGHRTSRHSNGSASADDHNDGDDQPDDAGSLSRSDSEDNVAQIQNGHNNNNNGSSASPESGLGTSHTSLPGSGQGSANENAMGEETCYETEVELLQPLGTCRALYPFEATSEGSIPMNEGEELQVIENDQGDGWTRVRRANNSNGWDEGFVPTSYIECTLFA
- the LOC117567363 gene encoding cdc42-interacting protein 4 homolog isoform X6 codes for the protein MWQTDQEEPAQQQKLAESENAAAAAAQNSNNKMSWGTDLWDQFDNLSLHTNRGIDVLDKYANFLRDRVAIETEYAGKLRRLVKNYQPKKKEEEDNEFTSRQAFRNLLKEVGDLAGQREVVSETLQLQIIQGVTLLSKTLREDRKKCLNDGTVLQQTLSAQLSSLERAKRNYDKAYRDSEKAVENHKKADMDFNLSRAEVERYKNIMTSKIQQSDDAKNEYANQLQKTNNLQQQHYGTLLPAVFNRLQELDEKRTRGIREFIIGAADVESSVAPIIARCMEGIVKAGESINEQEDSLKVIERYQSGFQPPADIPFEDLSKMDSSIATQSNYSSVTYNHLTIKGTISGPKFKKPRGGILNSIFGSNKQRQIIEACITMKNSLTADGQKEDFSDLPPNQQRKKLQAKIAELQHKVDQETNTRDGLMKMKIVYEANSSLGNPMTVEGQLNESEHELEKLKNDLKKYQGYLDKANQLQVVNNSPQSNRNQLQNGHRTSRHSNGSASADDHNDGDDQPDDAGSLSSSASPESGLGTSHTSLPGSGQGSANENAMGEETCYETEVELLQPLGTCRALYPFEATSEGSIPMNEGEELQVIENDQGDGWTRVRRANNSNGWDEGFVPTSYIECTLFA